A window of the Candidatus Paceibacterota bacterium genome harbors these coding sequences:
- the smpB gene encoding SsrA-binding protein SmpB encodes MSLITNKKTLFNYEILDKYEAGIELLGFEVKALKNGQGSLEGARVSIRGNEAYVMNMNVPPYQPKNTPKEYEPERPRRLLLTKKEITELSKVEGIKGLTIVPLSVYNKGKKVKVEIASVKGKKKFDKRESIKKKDTEREVRRSLTS; translated from the coding sequence ATGTCTCTAATTACGAACAAAAAAACTCTATTTAACTACGAGATCCTCGATAAATACGAGGCTGGGATAGAGCTACTTGGATTTGAAGTGAAGGCACTAAAGAATGGCCAGGGGTCCCTCGAGGGAGCGAGAGTGTCAATACGGGGTAACGAGGCTTATGTCATGAATATGAACGTGCCTCCCTACCAGCCTAAAAACACCCCCAAGGAATACGAGCCAGAAAGACCTAGACGTCTACTCTTGACTAAAAAAGAGATAACAGAGCTCTCAAAAGTGGAGGGAATTAAAGGATTGACAATAGTACCCCTTTCGGTGTATAATAAAGGAAAGAAAGTAAAGGTGGAAATCGCCTCGGTAAAAGGTAAAAAGAAGTTTGATAAAAGGGAGAGTATCAAGAAAAAAGATACTGAAAGAGAAGTAAGACGTTCTTTGACAAGCTAG